The following proteins come from a genomic window of Pseudomonas cichorii:
- a CDS encoding TetR/AcrR family transcriptional regulator — MTLEVPAHSSHGTKPASRIRQKNEEAIIKAAEDEFARHGFKGTSMNTIALKAGLPKANLHYYFTNKLGLYAAVLSNIIEQWDSTFNNLTVEDDPAEALARYIRAKMEFSRRNPQASRIFAMEIISGGECMSEYFSQDYRLWFQGRAAVFQAWIDAGKMDPVDPVNLIFLLWGSTQHYADFATQICRVTGRTRQTRQDMDDASANLIQIILKGCGLTPPVL, encoded by the coding sequence ATGACCCTTGAAGTCCCAGCCCACAGCTCTCACGGCACCAAGCCTGCAAGCCGTATTCGCCAGAAAAACGAAGAAGCCATCATCAAGGCCGCCGAAGACGAATTTGCCCGTCATGGTTTCAAGGGCACCAGCATGAACACCATCGCGCTCAAGGCCGGACTGCCGAAAGCCAACCTGCATTATTACTTCACCAACAAGCTGGGGCTGTACGCCGCCGTATTGAGCAACATCATCGAGCAGTGGGACAGCACCTTCAACAACCTGACGGTGGAAGACGATCCGGCAGAAGCGCTGGCCCGCTACATTCGCGCCAAGATGGAGTTCTCCCGCCGCAACCCGCAGGCCTCGCGGATTTTCGCCATGGAAATCATCAGCGGCGGCGAGTGCATGAGCGAGTATTTCAGCCAGGACTACCGCCTCTGGTTTCAGGGTCGCGCCGCCGTTTTCCAGGCCTGGATCGATGCCGGAAAAATGGACCCGGTGGATCCGGTCAACCTGATTTTCCTGCTCTGGGGCAGCACTCAGCATTACGCCGACTTTGCCACCCAGATCTGTCGGGTAACCGGTCGTACCCGGCAAACCAGACAGGATATGGATGATGCCAGCGCCAATCTGATCCAGATCATTCTCAAAGGGTGTGGGCTTACGCCGCCGGTCTTGTAA